The following proteins are encoded in a genomic region of Agelaius phoeniceus isolate bAgePho1 unplaced genomic scaffold, bAgePho1.hap1 Scaffold_113, whole genome shotgun sequence:
- the LOC129130652 gene encoding olfactory receptor 14A16-like, giving the protein MSNSSSIRHFLLLALADTQQLQLLHFCLLLGISLAALLGNRLIISAVACGHHLHTPMFFFLLNLALTDLGSICTTVPKAMHNSLWDTSNISYTGCAVQVFLLIFFMGAELSLLTIMCYDRYVSICKPLHYGTLLGSRACAHMAAAAWASAFLNALMHTANTFSLPLCHGNALGQFFCEIPQILKLSCSQSNLKELGLIAVSICLCFGCFVFIVFSYVQIFRAVLRIPSEQGQHKAFSTCLPHLAVVSLFLSTAVFAHLKPPSMSSPSLDLALSVLYSVVPPTLNPLIYSLRNRELKAAVWRLMTGWFQEH; this is encoded by the coding sequence atgtccaacagcagctccatcaggcacttcctcctgctggcattggcagacacgcagcagctgcagctcctgcacttctgcctcttgctgggcatctccctggctgccctcctgggcaaccgcctcatcatcagcgccgtagcctgcggccaccacctgcacacgcccatgttcttcttcctgctcaacctggccctcactgacctgggctccatctgcaccactgtccccaaagccatgcacaattccctctgggacaccagcaacatctcctacactggatgtgctgtcCAAGTATTTCTACTTATCTTCTTCATGGGGGCAgagctttccctcctgaccatcatgtgctacgaccgctacgtgtccatctgcaaacccctgcactacgggaccctcctgggcagcagagcttgtgcccacatggcagcagctgcctgggccagtgcctttctcaatgctctcatgcacacggccaatacattttccctgcccctgtgccatggcaatgccctgggccagttcttctgtgaaatcccacagatcctcaagctatCCTGCTCACAGTCCAACCTCAAGGAACTTGGGCTCATTGCTGTTAGTATCTGTTTatgttttggctgttttgtgttcattgttttctcctatgtgcagatcttcagggctgtgctgaggatcccctctgagcagggacagcacaaagccttttccacctgcctccctcacctggctgtggtctctctgttcctcagcactgcagtgtttgctcatctgaagcccccctccatgtcctccccatccctggatctggccctgtcagttctgtactcggtggtgcctccaactctgaaccccctcatctacagcctgaggaaccgggagctcaaggctgcagtgtggagactgatgactggatggtttcaggaacattaa